The nucleotide sequence TGACCCCGGCATCGAGCACCCCCACCAGAATCACCTCAGCACCACCATGACTCGGGGGGTAGTCTCCACAGTTTTTGCACCGGATTACTGTGCAGTTTTCTGCGAGGTGCCCTGTTGCCCCACAGTTCCTGCACAGTTTTGGCATACCATAATAGAACACCTGCCCCCTGTTGATCCCGAGCATGATGGTACTGGGAAGGTGCTTGATGGTTCCAGCTGGGTCCCGTCTGAGCGTGATGTTAAATTTTCTTGCCCCTGTCCATACCCCATCCTCGTCCCGGATCTGTCGGACTTCTGAATCTACCTGTGCGTGTCGTGCTAACCATGTGCGTATGTCatattctgaaaaaaattatggtaactgtttttctgtgtggttCGGTGATCGTTTCTACGTGAAATTTACTGAAAGTATCTATGTTTCTATCCTCTCTGGTGTTTTGCCAAAATCCAGCAAGTAGTTTGGGTGTCTTAAAACTTATCTCAAAAGTTTCTCGTGGGTCTGGCAGCTTAAACAGACAATTGAAATCCCATGGGGAATAGCCTAGCTTTCTCTGGAGGAAGATAATCGGGCCTCTCAGGACTCCGACTGTCCTCAGTTGTTCTGGCAGCTGGGGTCCTGGTTTGGCTCTCGAAAAAAGGGGTTTCGGGGCCTTGTCCTTTCCCTAAGTCATTCCTTTGGTCCGGGTGTTCCGTGGACGGGAGATTCCAGAAAAGCCGCGGTCAAGCCACTGTTACCTGCCTGTCCTCCCAGTCCTTCTTTCCCTGCCTTGTCTGAAACTGCACCATTTACAGTCCGTCAAAAGAAGAACAAGGAGAGAAAATAAGCGAAGATCAAGAATGAGAGGGAAGAAAATAAAGCGGTACGTCTTACGCTCCTGCCTGCCAACTAGTGGATTGATAAGAGAAACCGGATTGGCTTTTATATTCTACAGTTCTTGGAAACCCCGCCGTAAGGCAGGGCATCAAAAATTTATTGATACCCATAATGTTCCTCCCCACGGAAATCTTTAGTAAAATCTCTTTTATTGAGTTTTACTTTTCACATCATGTTTTCATcacatcaaatatttacaagtaCATCATGtcatttggttattttgaaataataaataaataagctaaaaaactaaaagaaaacatttgaacgtACACTGAACATAAGGGAGGGCAAAGCAAGgtgaaatgtaaatacagtggCGGTTTGAAGTGACAAGTGATGGTTATTCTGTttgacatgtgtatgtatgtgtttctgtccaTGTGGAGTAGCAGATCGGCTATCGTTGATGGAATGTCCAGTACTTCGCACGGCTGTAGGAGGGGTCGAGTGCAAGGTGGCGGCTCATGATCCCTGCTCGGCTGCTGGTGTTGGGATTTGTGGTTGGGGGCACCGTGGTGGGGTTGGGCAGGTTGGTGACGGGGGGGGTGATGATGATGTCGTTCGGGGTGCTGATGTTCCATTGTCGGTTGGTGATGTCTTGCCCAAGTCGGTGGGTGTCCAGGGTGATGTAATCGATGATGGTTTTCCAGATGATTCTGGCAGTGATGATGGGGAGAGTGTCCTGTTTATGAAAAACCTTTATGTTccttgtgtcccaaatggtttGCTTTGTGGCGTTGACGACCCTCCAGGCGTTCCTCTGCTGGGGTGATTGGAGTCCCGCTGGTGGTCCGAAGAGGATGCCCCGGAGGGTCGTCGCAGCCGTGCCGGTCAACCTGGTGAGGAGAGCAGAGGTCATGAGCCAGATGTTTTTTGCCACCCTGCACCGCCAGAGGATGTGGTCTTCGGTTTCTATCTCTCTACAGCCGTGCGGGCACTGGTCGGTTCTGGCTATTCCCCTTTTGTGCATAAAATGCCGGGTGGGGAGGCAGCGTATGGCCGCCATCCACGCTATGTCCGTGTGTCTGTTCATGAGTGCAGGTGAAGCTATGTTTGTCCAGGCTGTGGTGCATTGTTCGGTAGTTAATGTTGGTATCAGTGTAACTGTGTCCCTGTCCGTGATGAATTTTCTAAGTGTTTTGAATGACCAGTCCTGACTTTTGTGGGTGTGTAGCTGTTGCGAGGTGATAATGGATTTTAGTGCTTTGTAGTGCAGAGGGGGGTCCCAGGAGTAAGGGGTCCGATGGTCAAGGGTGCAGAGCCCCAATGGTCTGATTATTGTTGAGAAGTAGAATGTGTGGAAAAAAACGGCTTTATTGTGCTGTCTGCATATGTTGGAGATGATGTAGCTGAGGCCCTGCACCGCTATGTAGAGTGGAATATTTGGGATCCCCTTACCCCCTTTGTTCTCTTTTTTCCACATAGTCAGCCTGTTTACCCGCTCCTGGTCACTGCCCCAGATGAAGTTGTAGATGGTCTTGTTGATATGTCttgctgtgtgtatgtttggcgGAAAAACCTTACCTATGTATGCCAGGATCGGGTAAACGATGGCTTTAATGACTAGGACCTTCCCAGTCATCGTGAGGGATCGCCCCCGCCAGCCAGCGATTTTCTTTTTGACCTTGGCAAGGGCGTCCTTCCAGCTCCGGCGTCCGGGGTTGGTCCTGCCAAAACATACACCCAGAATGTTTACGGTTTCTTTTACAGGgtatggcaggacctggtcggCTGGCCAGTCCGGTGTTACATAAACCTCGCTCTTAGTCCCGTTCACTATTGCCCCAGTTGCTGTGCAGAAAGTGTTGATTGCGTGCGTGATGTGTGGGATGGACTTTGTGTCTGTCGTGATGATGGTAATGTCATCCATGTATGCCTGGGTTTTGACTGTCATGCCGTGTGCTCCGGGTAAAGGGTAGCCCGTGATGCGGGGGTTGTGACGTATGCTGACCAGTAGGGGTTCTATGGCAATGGTGTATAGCAGGGCTGATAGTGGGCAGCCCTGCCTT is from Esox lucius isolate fEsoLuc1 chromosome 2, fEsoLuc1.pri, whole genome shotgun sequence and encodes:
- the LOC117595389 gene encoding uncharacterized protein LOC117595389 — translated: MPLSSGTGAPSVSWAQTIRSWQKPLCTGYRGHSRPLSALLYTIAIEPLLVSIRHNPRITGYPLPGAHGMTVKTQAYMDDITIITTDTKSIPHITHAINTFCTATGAIVNGTKSEVYVTPDWPADQVLPYPVKETVNILGVCFGRTNPGRRSWKDALAKVKKKIAGWRGRSLTMTGKVLVIKAIVYPILAYIGKVFPPNIHTARHINKTIYNFIWGSDQERVNRLTMWKKENKGGKGIPNIPLYIAVQGLSYIISNICRQHNKAVFFHTFYFSTIIRPLGLCTLDHRTPYSWDPPLHYKALKSIITSQQLHTHKSQDWSFKTLRKFITDRDTVTLIPTLTTEQCTTAWTNIASPALMNRHTDIAWMAAIRCLPTRHFMHKRGIARTDQCPHGCREIETEDHILWRCRVAKNIWLMTSALLTRLTGTAATTLRGILFGPPAGLQSPQQRNAWRVVNATKQTIWDTRNIKVFHKQDTLPIITARIIWKTIIDYITLDTHRLGQDITNRQWNISTPNDIIITPPVTNLPNPTTVPPTTNPNTSSRAGIMSRHLALDPSYSRAKYWTFHQR